A stretch of the Flavobacterium aquiphilum genome encodes the following:
- a CDS encoding four helix bundle protein, with product MNNFNFKELTVYKKAFSLAMEIFKISKLFPSEEKYSLTDQVRRSSRSVCANLAEAYRKKRYPAHFISKLTDCDSENSETGVWIDFAFECGYIDEQILNSLRAKNEEIGKLLNHMINNPDKY from the coding sequence ATGAACAATTTTAATTTTAAAGAATTAACGGTATATAAAAAAGCATTCTCTTTAGCGATGGAAATATTTAAGATAAGTAAATTATTTCCAAGTGAAGAAAAATATTCACTTACTGATCAAGTAAGGCGTTCGTCAAGAAGTGTTTGTGCAAATTTAGCCGAAGCATACAGAAAGAAAAGATACCCTGCACACTTTATTTCAAAATTGACAGATTGTGATTCCGAAAATTCAGAAACAGGAGTTTGGATTGATTTTGCTTTTGAATGTGGTTACATCGATGAGCAAATTCTAAACTCATTAAGAGCAAAAAATGAGGAAATAGGGAAGTTGCTTAATCATATGA